From the genome of Papaver somniferum cultivar HN1 chromosome 2, ASM357369v1, whole genome shotgun sequence, one region includes:
- the LOC113349893 gene encoding 60S ribosomal protein L14-1, which yields MPFKRYVEIGRVALVNYGEDYGRLVVIVDVIDQNRALVDAPDMERSQMNFKRLSLTDIKIDIGRIPKKKVLIDAMEAADVKKKWESSSWGRKLIVQKKRASLNDFDRFKVMLAKIKRGGAIRQELAKLKKQAA from the exons ATG CCTTTCAAGCGTTATGTTGAGATTGGGAGAGTTGCTCTCGTTAACTACGGTGAAGATTATGGTAGACTTGTGGTCATTGTTGATGTCATCGACCAAAACAGG GCACTTGTTGATGCTCCTGATATGGAGAGAAGCCAAATGAACTTCAAGAGGCTCTCTTTAACAGATATCAAGATTGACATTGGCAGAATCCCCAAGAAGAAAGTTTTGATCGACGCCATGGAGGCTGCAG ATGTTAAGAAGAAATGGGAAAGCAGCTCTTGGGGAAGAAAGTTGATTGTTCAGAAGAAAAGAGCATCCTTGAATGACTTTGACAGGTTCAAGGTCATGTTGGCAAAGATCAAG AGAGGGGGAGCCATTCGTCAGGAGCTTGCAAAGCTGAAGAAACAGGCTGCATAA